TGGCTTCTGGGAAAAAACACACGTCAGCATTAACAAGAATGTATTATATACACCTTGATATTAACAATCATACTTATTTACATATCCTGTCATTTTTGACGTATTATAACATACGCTTCAGTGTGTAAAATGGGATATATTCAAGCACATGAATACTGTATAGAAATCACATAATTACGTGTAGGATACTTACAGCATAAATGCAATATACACAACAAATGATATGTGTTATGTACATTATGTCTACGCCATCTTACAATTAATGCGCTATACAGAACCCAGAATgtgttaaatttcatatttatactTTCATTGCATTTTGTAGAAATAAATGCTAGTAACATTAAAATGGGCACGTATGAACTCTCAGGCAGCTGAGCTCTTAAGAAGGAAGCAGCGCCAGCAGAGTACCCCAGTCCCTTGGCTACCCACCTGCCACCATAGTCTCTGGACcttccatatccatatccatatccataccCATATCCTCCAGGTCGACTGTCGTATCTGCCACTCCCATAGCCCTGGTCCCCACCACCTACAGCAGatcaagaaaaagttaaaaggcaGTTGTCCAGACAGAGGTCACTAACAAGTGGCTCCCTCCCATACCCAAACTTACCACTGCACCTACCTCTAGAGTAGCCGCGACCACGCCCATGGGCCCCAAAGGCACCCCCTCTAGCTCCCCTGGCCGACTTGCCCGCGTGATCCACACGGATCTGGCGACCATCCAGAGACTAGGTGTGGGGAGACACAAGGAGGATGGATTGGTGGTCAGACAGGACAGTGGTAAGGGAAGAATGGGTAGGGCAGGCGGGCAAAAGAGCCCAGAAACTCCTGCTGGGCACCAGGTTCTGGGTGCCATGTTCCAGAACAAGCTCCTTTGACCGCAATGGCTTTATCAGGAGCTATAGAACCCCACAAAATGACCTGAATCCACCGTGTTCCCCCTGCTACTACTTACATCTTGACTGAACTCAGGCCGagttctcctccccactcctaTAAGCTGCCCCACTATTAGGGCTAGACAGACACCTCTCTTGGTTTGAGACTTCAGAGTCCATCCCAGAAGACTCACGAGGTCCTCTCCGGGCCAGGCCCGCAGGTCTGCAGACTCTACTACCTAAGCCCAGGGCAGGTCAACCATCCACAGGTGGCTTCTCGGCCTCATGCAGGACCAGTCGTCGCCTCCCAGGCAGCCCGGCTCTGTCTGCCGCTGCCCTCCACCCCCTAGAACAGAAGGCAGTCACGCTCCTGTGAGTGGGCACTGCGGGGTTTGGTGGCCGCGCTGCCCCTagcagacacagaaggaaaaacagaaagaatgctGGAAGTGGCAGATGGGGGCAGGGCCCCTATGCAGGCAGGAGGCCTCACCTCTCCATTCATGGCTCTCATGGCATCTGAGGCATGCTCTGGGTTGGTGAAGGTGATGAAACCAAAACCCCGGGATCGCTGAGTCTCCCGGTCTTTGACAACGACCactgggggaaaggagagagaatgtgagtaaaaagaaatgaaagcgaCAAAAGACCATCGGGTAGACAATGAACATCTCCCGCCAATCCTCAATTGAAAACTATGGAATTCCTGTAAAACTACACCTTAGGCCTAGCAACaggaaaagcaaaatgtaaaagCCTAGGGTCctgatttttcttattatttcttgaaatgcaAGGCTCCCAAGACTTTCACAAATACCCCACTCATCACGCATCTGGCTCATGTCTCACCTTCAGAAATAGGACCGAAGCTGCTGAAGTGGTCTTCCAGAGCCTGCTCATCAGTGTTGAAATTGAGCCCTCCCACGAAAAGCTTCCCTTCTTCAGAAGACATGGCAGTCAATTCGGGTACTACGGGGAATATGAAAAAAAGGTGGGAGAAACCGTGGAC
The DNA window shown above is from Lynx canadensis isolate LIC74 chromosome X, mLynCan4.pri.v2, whole genome shotgun sequence and carries:
- the RBM3 gene encoding RNA-binding protein 3 isoform X2 produces the protein MSSEEGKLFVGGLNFNTDEQALEDHFSSFGPISEVVVVKDRETQRSRGFGFITFTNPEHASDAMRAMNGESLDGRQIRVDHAGKSARGARGGAFGAHGRGRGYSRGGGDQGYGSGRYDSRPGGYGYGYGYGYGRSRDYGGSQGGYDRYSGGNYRDNYDN
- the RBM3 gene encoding RNA-binding protein 3 isoform X1 yields the protein MSSEEGKLFVGGLNFNTDEQALEDHFSSFGPISEVVVVKDRETQRSRGFGFITFTNPEHASDAMRAMNGESLDGRQIRVDHAGKSARGARGGAFGAHGRGRGYSRGGGDQGYGSGRYDSRPGGYGYGYGYGYGRSRDYGGRSQGGYDRYSGGNYRDNYDN